Proteins from a genomic interval of Lolium perenne isolate Kyuss_39 chromosome 1, Kyuss_2.0, whole genome shotgun sequence:
- the LOC127336909 gene encoding protein FAR1-RELATED SEQUENCE 5-like translates to MAHLLRSVLYPNGEPSRAAQVGSSSSSNPDLGRRFPTGSSSGGAGVQSAQPNRSTYNNPPVYFTQDPEVEEAAPSVFVADSILRGFDLNNAAPETSSAPESSAAGKFVPGPHSGQAGSAASVAQDYDEEILSQPMVPYVGLTFDDIEEAKEVYNNYAYKLGFGTHIGNTKYSTARHAPKGTILSRVFECVHAGKPFDGTAKTARSNSEGFVATDMSSFSAQKSKGKQAKEQMDVKDTRQRNIVLRHDCKAHMVVGMRAGVWTVTVFNAEHTHPMVSMVGRRRFYRSHRKVPEEDFQLLQTLHNQNISTSKIMGALADVRGGDVRGLPYVKRDVSNIRTMLREAVTLRDVSLTVEYFERRKAENPNFFYATQLDENNAVRALFWVDGRTRSLYHKYKDCVFFDTTFCTNRYNMPFAPIVGINNHTQTIVLGCALLPDESIETFRWVFERWMMAMDNMAPENIMTDQDKAMATAISKVFPNATHRCCFYHVLSLARKKLGPNLREGNPFADAFYSCIYGTDTPEEFELCWQHMLQVYGMNGNTHLENMWGSRKTWAPVYFRHNFFPFTSTTGRSEGLNSYFKTLVRPGESVFNFVQQYELCQNLMLDREDNSGFIMETTTAPLWGSWSIEKQAVLFYTREVFDRFQKMLQMSTGFYPLRTELEELCFDLVPNPGLDVRTYRVQVGLEEETYTCGCNQFEMCGLICPHIIRVIVHMNVRSIPEKYMLHRWSMAATTPVPDPGSTGGKFGVPVNNTLKYNSLCRKLNSLAADSCIADDTYAIVLDMVDEAKKVVAAMHRARIAGQQGQGEEHGDATDPRSSNVHHEQQQHGSNLNQQQQEQPVAHETPSNKESS, encoded by the exons ATGGCGCACCTGCTGAGATCCGTCCTCTACCCAAACGGAGAACCTAGTCGTGCTGCACAGGTTGGATCGAGCTCCTCTTCAAATCCAGATCTCGGCCGTCGTTTTCCGACGGGATCCTCGAGCGGTGGCGCCGGAGTTCAGTCGGCGCAACCAAATCGAAGTACCTACAACAACCCTCCTGTGTATTTCACTCAAGACCCGGAGGTTGAAGAAGCTGCTCCATCG GTTTTTGTTGCTGACAGCATCTTGAGGGGTTTTGATCTGAACAATGCTGCACCAGAAACAAGTTCTGCACCAGAAAGCAGTGCTGCTGGAAAATTTGTACCAGGACCTCACAGTGGGCAAGCTGGTTCTGCTGCAAGTGTAGCTCAGGATTATGATGAAGAGATATTGTCCCAGCCTATGGTACCATATGTTGGCCTGACTTTTGATGACAtagaagaagcaaaagaggtgtacAATAATTATGCATACAAACTAGGTTTTGGTACACACATTGGCAATACAAAGTACAGCACAGCGCGACATGCtccaaaaggtacaattctgagcagAGTTTTCGAATGTGTTCATGCTGGCAAACCTTTTGACGGAACAGCTAAAACTGCTAGAAGCAATTCAGAAGGTTTTGTAGCAACAGATATGAGCAGCTTCAGTGCGCAGAAATCAAAAGGGAAACAAGCCAAGGAGCAGATGGATGTAAAAGACACAAGGCAGCGGAACATAGTGCTGCGACATGACTGCAAAGCTCACATGGTAGTTGGCATGCGTGCAGGAGTTTGGACAGTCACAGTTTTCAACGCAGAGCACACACACCCAATGGTGTCAATGGTCGGGAGAAGACGGTTCTACCGATCACACCGGAAGGTCCCAGAGGAAGATTTCCAGTTGCTGCAAACACTTCACAACCAGAACATATCTACATCAAAAATAATGGGAGCCCTAGCAGATGTCCGTGGTGGTGATGTGAGAGGGCTGCCATATGTCAAGAGGGATGTATCAAACATCCGCACAATGCTGCGAGAAGCTGTGACGCTGCGAGATGTCAGCCTGACAGTTGAGTACTTTGAGAGGAGAAAAGCTGAAAACCCAAATTTCTTCTATGCCACACAACTTGATGAAAATAATGCAGTCAGAGCACTGTTCTGGGTCGACGGAAGGACTAGATCGCTGTACCATAAGTATAAGGACTGTGTGTTCTTTGACACAACGTTCTGCACAAACCGGTATAATATGCCGTTTGCTCCTATAGTGGGAATCAATAACCACACACAAACAATTGTGTTGGGTTGTGCTCTGCTACCAGATGAATCAATTGAAACATTCAGATGGGTTTTTGAGCGTTGGATGATGGCAATGGATAACATGGCACCGGAAAACATAATGACTGACCAAGATAAAGCAATGGCAACAGCGATTAGCAAGGTGTTCCCTAACGCAACTCATAGATGCTGCTTTTATCATGTTTTGAGTCTTGCTAGGAAAAAGCTTGGGCCAAACTTGAGAGAAGGAAATCCATTTGCAGATGCATTCTACTCATGCATATATGGAACAGATACTCCCGAAGAATTTGAGTTATGTTGGCAGCATATGCTGCAAGTCTATGGAATGAATGGCAACACACACTTGGAAAACATGTGGGGGAGCAGAAAGACATGGGCACCAGTGTATTTTAGGCACAACTTCTTTCCATTCACAAGTACCACAGGACGCTCTGAAGGACTGAACTCTTACTTCAAGACCTTGGTGCGACCAGGTGAATCAGTATTCAATTTTGTGCAACAGTATGAATTATGCCAGAACCTCATGCTTGATAGAGAAGACAACTCAGGTTTCATAATGGAAACTACAACAGCTCCACTTTGGGGAAG CTGGAGCATTGAAAAGCAAGCAGTGCTGTTCTACACAAGAGAAGTGTTTGACAGGTTCCAGAAGATGCTGCAAATGTCAACTGGATTTTATCCGCTTCGAACAGAGCTAGAAGAGTTGTGTTTTGATCTTGTCCCAAACCCCGGACTTGACGTCAGAACATACAGAGTACAAGTTGGGTTAGAGGAAGAAACATACACATGTGGCTGCAACCAATTTGAGATGTGTGGACTGATATGCCCTCATATCATAAGGGTGATAGTTCACATGAATGTACGAAGCATTCCAGAAAAGTACATGCTCCATCGCTGGTCAATGGCAGCAACAACACCTGTGCCTGATCCAGGATCAACTGGTGGCAAGTTTGGTGTTCCGGTGAACAACACTTTGAAGTACAACTCCCTTTGCAGAAAACTGAATAGTTTGGCAGCAGATTCCTGTATTGCTGATGACACATATGCAATAGTGTTAGACATGGTTGATGAGGCAAAGAAGGTTGTTGCTGCAATGCATAGAGCTAGAATAGCTGGGCAGCAAGGTCAGGGAGAAGAACATGGGGATGCTACAGATCCAAGatcatcaaatgttcatcatgaaCAGCAGCAACATGGTAGCAACCTAAACCAGCAGCAGCAAGAGCAGCCAGTAGCACACGAGACACCTTCAAACAAAGAATCTTCGTAA
- the LOC127336918 gene encoding ubiquitin-like-specific protease 1A, with amino-acid sequence MKKIKVSQDTRDIYDKFICHGRKLKRQPKDRACPEFVRIGRYYCSYKSFLDSLKPCHYLSSEVMNVWIEKFNREAKIIGDNNPRAKKKFAFTQLMVDKLIVDPAAFEIEGCLKEFKTLNSKFKLLKDDLLYFPIVKNNHWAVPCINLCLKKFHIFDSMRSAKDGSLLEQFATNLFINFNKLLIECNLTRFNLDDFTLADIEHPQQTTLFDCGFFVQLFMENFDSKVMAQFDNNAIPDHRRLVAASLIENRDNGQDAVEKLMEDELMKRKKYPA; translated from the exons ATGAAGAAGATTAAGGTCTCTCAAGATACACGTGACATCTATGATAAGTTTATTTGTCATGGTCGTAAGCTTAAGAGGCAGCCAAAGGACCGTGCTTG TCCTGAGTTTGTGAGGATTGGACGCTACTATTGCTCATACAAGAGTTTCCTGGATTCTCTTAAGCCATGCCATTACCTAAGCAGTGAGGTTATGAATGTGTGGATTGAGAAGTTCAACCGTGAAGCAAAAATTATTGGTGACAATAATCCAAGGGCCAAGAAGAAGTTTGCCTTTACCCAGCTTATGGTG GATAAGTTGATTGTCGATCCAGCAGCATTTGAGATAGAAGGTTGTTTGAAAGAGTTCAAGACTCTCAACTCAAAGTTCAAGCTATTAAAAGATGATCTT TTGTACTTCCCAATTGTGAAGAACAATCACTGGGCCGTGCCCTGCATAAACTTGTGTTTAAAGAAGTTCCACATTTTTGATTCAATGAGAAGTGCAAAGGATGGTAGCTTGCTGGAACAATTTGCTACCAATCTG TTCATAAACTTCAACAAGCTTCTCATTGAGTGCAATTTAACAAGATTCAATCTGGATGATTTCACCCTAGCTGACATTGAGCACCCACAGCAAACAACATT GTTTGATTGTGGGTTCTTTGTACAACTTTTCATGGAGAACTTTGACTCAAAAGTGATGGCTCAGTTTGATAACAATGCTATCCCAGATCATAGGAGACTTGTAGCAGCTTCTCTCATTGAGAACAGGGACAATGGGCAGGATGCCGTCGAAAAGTTGATGGAAGATGAGTTGATGAAAAGGAAGAAATACCCTGCTTAG
- the LOC139834025 gene encoding uncharacterized protein: MLRHITPSLREFVVGKKRIVFTRDMITKVFGIRSGQTPVVELKKFEQSALRDVYRGSNPRPDIPTTIKVLKGCDDTDEDTIVRSWDLLCMATVVDPKSSNHVGMDYLGSMLHPSRTHEYAWDEYILEQLMQEVKKMQKKRLKTPSLKKGNSKFEFWISGPFAALGIIYLDHLQFPPSNHVIDYSLPRVCHVKCSDFVFAVQCDLSKLFLHNTKVFGRRPFLDISETPYANVLPGRAEGALLNFEVNP, encoded by the exons ATGTTGCGACATATCACACCGTCTCTCCGTGAGTTCGTAGTTGGGAAGAAGCGGATTGTTTTCACCAGAGATATGATTACCAAGGTGTTTGGTATACGCTCAGGGCAAACCCCAGTTGTTGAACTCAAAAAGTTTGAACAAAGTGCCCTTCGAGATGTTTACAGGGGTTCTAATCCTAGACCTGATATTCCTACCACCATCAAGGTCCTGAAAGGTTGTGATGATACTGATGAGGATACTATAGTTAGGTCCTGGGACCTCCTATGTATGGCTACTGTTGTTGATCCGAAGAGCAGCAATCATGTTGGTATGGACTACTTAGGTAGCATGCTTCATCCATCTAGAACCCATGAATATGCCTGGGATGAGTACATCCTGGAGCAGTTGATGCAAGAGGTTAAGAAGATGCAGAAGAAAAGGTTGAAGACTCCTTCTCTTAAGAAAGGGAATTCCAAGTTTGAGTTTTGGATCTCTGGCCCATTTGCTGCTCTTGGT ATAATCTATTTGGACCATCTTCAGTTTCCTCCCAGCAATCATGTCATAGACTATTCACTGCCAAGAGTTTGTCATGTCAAATGCAGTGATTTTGTTTTTGCAGTTCAATGTGACCTTTCCAAGTTGTTTCTTCACAACACCAAGGTTTTTGGTAGGAGACCG TTCCTCGATATAAGTGAAACACCATATGCAAATGTACTACCTGGACGTGCCGAGGGAGCTCTGTTGAACTTTGAAGTGAACCCTTGA
- the LOC139835054 gene encoding protein FAR1-RELATED SEQUENCE 5-like, translating to MNDNTHLENMWGSRKTWAPVYFRHNFFPFTSTTGRSEGLNSYFKTLVRPGESVFNFVQQYELCQNLMLDREDNSGFIMETTTAPLWGSWSIEKQAVLFYTREVFDRFQKMLQMSTGFYPLRTELEELCFDLVPNPGLDVRTYRVQVGLEEETYTCGCNQFEMCGLICPHIIRVIVHMNVRSIPEKYMLHRWSMAATTHVPDPGSTGGKFGVPVNNTLKYNSLCRKLNSLAADSCIADDTYAIVLDMVDEAKEVVAAMHRARVAGQQGQGEEHGDATDPRSSNVHHEQQQHGSNLNQQQQEQPVAHDTPSNSNLRNPTRVKPKGRPKEKEQRRKPLVELRDEANKKRKKKAEEPKVMKEPKPKRQYRKKKCPFCNEEGHNLKECEYMVLAKQFKDAKDSQPEKTV from the exons ATGAATGACAACACACACTTGGAAAACATGTGGGGGAGCAGAAAGACATGGGCACCAGTGTATTTTAGGCACAACTTCTTTCCATTCACAAGTACCACAGGACGCTCTGAAGGACTGAACTCTTACTTCAAGACCTTGGTGCGACCAGGTGAATCAGTATTCAATTTTGTGCAACAGTACGAATTATGCCAGAACCTCATGCTTGATAGAGAAGACAACTCAGGTTTCATAATGGAAACTACAACCGCTCCACTTTGGGGAAG CTGGAGCATTGAAAAGCAAGCAGTGCTGTTCTACACAAGAGAAGTGTTTGACAGGTTCCAGAAGATGCTGCAAATGTCAACTGGATTTTATCCGCTTCGAACAGAGCTAGAAGAGTTGTGTTTTGATCTTGTCCCAAACCCCGGACTTGACGTCAGAACATACAGAGTACAAGTTGGGTTAGAGGAAGAAACATACACATGTGGCTGCAACCAATTTGAGATGTGTGGACTGATATGCCCTCATATCATAAGGGTGATAGTTCACATGAATGTACGAAGCATTCCAGAAAAGTACATGCTCCATCGCTGGTCAATGGCAGCAACAACACATGTGCCTGATCCAGGATCAACTGGTGGCAAGTTTGGTGTTCCGGTGAACAACACTTTGAAGTACAACTCCCTTTGCAGAAAACTGAATAGTTTGGCAGCAGATTCCTGTATTGCTGATGACACATATGCAATAGTGTTAGACATGGTTGATGAGGCAAAGGAGGTTGTTGCTGCAATGCATAGAGCTAGAGTAGCTGGGCAGCAAGGTCAGGGAGAAGAACATGGGGATGCTACAGATCCAAGatcatcaaatgttcatcatgaaCAGCAGCAACATGGTAGCAACCTAAACCAGCAGCAGCAAGAGCAGCCAGTAGCACACGATACACCTTCAAACAGCAATCTTCGTAACCCAACCAGAGTAAAGCCCAAAGGTCGTCCAAAAGAGAAGGAGCAAAGAAGGAAGCCACTAGTTGAGCTAAGGGATGAAGCTAATAAGAAGAGAAAGAAAAAAGCTGAGGAGCCAAAGGTTATGAAAGAGCCAAAACCAAAAAGACAATATAGAAAGAAGAAATGCCCATTTTGCAATGAAGAAGGACACAACTTGAAGGAATGCGAGTATATGGTACTTGCAAAGCAATTTAAAGATGCAAAAGACTCTCAACCGGAGAAGACAGTATAG